The sequence TACTGCTGTTTTTCACGGGTTTTTCGCGCAGTGCAAGCGGGATACTGAAAGACCAAAACGTCAAATCACAGCAAAACGATGTGGAGATGCTCAACAATTTACATTACGTAAAGGAGCTGGGCTATCGCAGTCAGGATGCTTTGGTTCAGGGGCGGTTGGAGCTGTTTGGTGAACTCATGCATGAGCACTGGGAACATAAGAAACGTCGCTCTGGTGGAATGAGTAATCCACAAATTAATGAGTGGTACGAGTTGGGTATGAAGAATGGGGCGGTAGGTGGCAAGTTAGTCGGTGCTGGTGGCGGTGGCTTTCTGATGTTTATGGCCCATGATCGCAGCAAATTACGTGATGCGATGGCAGTGGCAGGTTTGGAAGAGGTGCGTTTCAAATTTGATTTTGAAGGCACGAAAGTTGTGATGTCCCATTGATACTTTGAGCAGGAGGCTTTCATGTTTCCTATTGCAATCTTGGCGGGAGGATTGGCGACCCGTTTGCGCCCCATTACTGAGACGATTCCAAAAGCATTAGTCGATGTGGCGGGTGTACCTTTTATTTATCGACAGCTCAATTACTTACATGAGCAGGGAATTGAAAGGGTTGTACTGTGCATTGGCTACCTTGGTGGAATGATTGAAGCCTTGGTGGGTAATGGCGAGCGATTTGGCTTACAGGTCAGCTATTCATCTGATGGTGCTACTTTGTTGGGAACGGGTGGTGCACTCAGAAAAGCTCTACCACTATTGGGTGAACAATTTTTTGTGCTGTATGGGGACTCTTTTCTGCCGGTAGATTTTTCAGCTGTTCAACGGGCATATGTACGCAGCGGGCAGCAGGGATTGATGACGGTACTGAAAAATAGCGATCGTTGGGATAAGAGCAATGTTTTATTTGTCGATGGGCAGTTGGTTGAATACAACAAGCGAATTCCACGAGCAGAGATGGCCTATATCGATTATGGCTTAGGGGTACTCTCTGCTGGGGTTTTATCTCATCATCCCCCGGATCACTCTTTTGACCTCGCGGATACTTATCACACTTTGTCTGTGAGGGGGCAGCTTGCTGGAATGGAAGTGCAGGAACGTTTCTATGAGATTGGTTCACATAGTGGACTAAAAGAAGCCGAAGAATACTTTTTAGCGAAGGAGTCATCATGAGTTACGCGTTACAGCATTTGAAAGAAACGACAGAGATTATTCAAAGAATGGATATCGATGCGATTGAAAAAATGGCGGACTTATTGGTAACAGTTAAAGCCGATGGGGGGCGGATTTTTTTCCTTGGTGTGGGGGGGAGCGCAGGTAATTGCTCTCATGCGGTTAATGATTTCCGCAAGATTGTGGGTATTGAATGCTACGCGCCAACCGATAATGTTTCGGAATTAACTGCCCGAACCAATGATGATGGCTGGGCGAGTGTATTTGTCGAGTGGCTTAAAATCAGCAAGTTACAGGCTAAAGATCTCTTGTTCATCTTCTCTGTAGGAGGGGGCAATCTTGAAAAAAATATCAGTCCTAACTTGGTTGAAGCCATTAGGCTGGCAAAAACCGTTGATGCTAAGGTCGCCGGAGTGGTAGGTCGGGACGGAGGTTACACAGCTCAGTCAGCTGATGCTTGTGTGATTGTGCCTACAGTGAATCCAGACAACATTACTCCGCACTCAGAGGCATTTCAGGCCGTATTGTGGCATCTGCTGGTTTCCCATCCAAAACTTAAGGTCAATCAAACTAAATGGGAATCTGCGGTTAAATAAGGTAGGTAAATGAATTGCAACCTATGCGAAAGGCCGTTTTTTTGGATAGAGATGGGGTCATTAACCGCGCCCTAGTGCGTGATGGTAAACCTTATCCGCCTGCTGATCTCGCCTCAGTGGAAATACTGCCGGGCGTCGATGTGGCAACGCAAGCACTACACGATGCGGGCTGGTTACTTATTGTGGTAACTAACCAGCCTGATGTTGCCCGGGGCACAACAGCACGTGCTGAAGTAGACGCTATTAATCATTATTTACAGCAAACCCTGCCAATTGATGAGTTTCGTACTTGTTATCACGATTCTGATGATCACTGCGATTGCCGTAAACCATTACCCGGATTGTTATTAGCCGCTGCAAAGATCCACGATATTGACCTTTCCGCCAGTTATATGGTCGGTGATCGCTGGCGCGATATTGAAGCTGGTGAATGTGCCGGATGCAAAAATATTTTTATTGATTATGGCTATGCTGAGAAACAACCCACGATTTTTAACTTTCGCGTTCACTCTCTATTAGAAGCAGCGCGTATTATTTTAGGAATAAGGGCATGAAAAAAATAGAAGATCTTAATATTCAGATTTTTGCTGATGGTGCTGATAAATCTGGCATGTTGGAAATGTATGCCAAACCTTATATAAAAGGATTGACCACCAATCCTACTTTGATGAAAAAAGCGAACATTACTGATTACCGCGTATTTTGCAAAGACATCCTCACCCATATAAAAGACAAGCCTTTGTCGTTCGAAGTTTTTTCTGATGATTTCGCCGAGATGGAACGTCAAGCGATGGAGATTGCCAGTTGGGGCGATAATGTCTATGTCAAAATTCCTGTGACCAATACAAAGGAAGAGACTTGCTACGCATTAGTTAAAAAGCTTGGTGCCCAAAACGTTAAAATGAATATCACTGCCATGATGACGTTAACTCAGGTTCGTGAAGTCGTGGCCTCTCTTAATCCCCATGTTCCCAGTTATGTCTCTGTCTTTGCTGGACGTATTGCCGATACAGGGCGAGATCCCGTTCCAATGATGGCCGCCGCGGTTGAAATGCTTAAAGTTGCACCGGCTGCTGAGTTGATCTGGGCTAGCCCGCGTGAATTGCTCAATATTTTTCAGGCCGACCAAATTGGTTGCCACGTCATTACAGTGACCAACGATATTCTGAAAAAGCTCTCCTTGGTGGGTTATGACCTAAGCGCATATTCGCTAGATACGGTGAAGATGTTCTATAACGATGCTGTAGCTGCCGGATTCAAACTTTGATCAAGGTTCTTTAATCGCAGGAATAATAGGCCAAAATGGCCCTTGTCGTGCTGAATTATTATTCAGTAAGGGTCTTAAATGGCCTGAAATAAAGGCTCCCTCCCATGACTCCACTGGTCACCATTGCTGTTCCATCTTTTAACCAAGGTCAGTTTCTTGACGATGCACTGTCATCCATTTTTCACCAACAGGTTCCTGTCGAGGTGTTTGTTCTGGATGGCGGTTCAACAGATAACTCGGTTGATATTATCCGCAAATGGGATAACCAATTAGCGGGTTGGCGTAGCCGTGCTGATGATGGGCAGGCATCTGCTATTAATGAAGGAATTGCTTTAGGCAGTGCGCCTTTTGTGTGCTGGTTAAACAGTGATGATTGGTTTTTACCTAATGCGTTATCAACATTGCTTAATGAGCTGCAAGCTCATCCTGAAGCACCCGCAGTGTATGGACGTTGCTGGAATGTGGTGCAAAAAACAGGGGAGCAGACGCCGGTATGGGTTGAACCATTTGCGGAGAAGCGACTAGCACTGCGTTGTATTATTTCGCAGCCCGCGACGCTCATTCGCCGTTCTGCATGGGACTCTGTCGGGGGGCTGGACAGCGAGCTGCATTTGGCGATGGATTATGATTTGTGGTGGCGCTTGTACAAACAAATAGGCGCTTTGTATTTTGTGGACGAGTTCGTTGCGACTAATCGGGAGCATGAGGCCACCAAAACTAAAACCTTTCGTTATCGTCACTACCAAGAAGCCATCGCAGTAGTGCGAAAGCACCATGGGCGTGTACCACTCAAGTGGTGGTTAGCTCAACCCTATGCCGTGTGGTTCAAATCAATAGCCGGATAAGCTGAAAATTTTTGGCGGGTATATATGAGAGTTCTTCATTTTTATAAGACGGCATTTCCAGACACTATGGGTGGAGTTGAACAAACTATTGATCAGATAGCCAGAGGGGCTAACAAGTTAGGTATTGAGATTGATGTATTATCACTGACATCGCGGCAAGTGCCTCGGACGATTGAGATTGATGGTTACTTAGCGCATCGGGCCAAGCTAGATTTGCAAATTGCATCAACCGGTTTTTCCATATCCGCTTTCTTGCGTTTTTCTCAGTTGGCAAAGAAAGCAGATATAATCCATTACCATTTTCCCTGGCCATTTATGGATGTCGTGCACTTTGCAACCAGGGTAAAAAAACCTACAGTGGTGACGTATCATTCAGATATTATTCGCCAAAAAAATTTACTCAAAATATATCAGCCGCTTCAGTGGAAGTTTTTAGGCGATGTGGATCGAATCGTTGCTACGTCGCCAAATTATCTTGCAACCAGTAGCATATTGGCAAAGTACAGTCATAAAGTTAGCGTTATTCCTATTGGCTTGGACAAACCGACTTATCCCGTGCCATCTCAGGCAAAATTGGACTATTGGCGTAGAATGGTGGGGGCAAAATTCTTCCTTTTTATTGGCGTCATACGTTACTACAAAGGCTTACATATATTGATGGAGGCTGCGCAGGGAACTGATTATCCCATAGTCATTGTCGGTGCAGGCCCGATTGAGATGGAACTCAAAGCTCAGGCGAATAGGTTGAATTTACGCAATATCTATTTCTTAGGGCAATTACCCGATGAAGACAAGGTTTCATTATTAACGCTTTGCTATGCCATTCTTTTCCCTTCTCATCTACGCTCAGAAGCGTTTGGCATATCTTTATTGGAAGGTGCCATGTACGGTAAGCCGATGATCTCCAGTGAGATTGGAACAGGAACAACATTTATTAATATAGCAAATCAAACCGGATTGGTTATACCGCCTAGCGATCCATTGGCAATGCGTCAGGCAATGAATTACCTATGGGAGCATCCTGAACAGGCTGCTGAAATGGGGCGTCGTGCTGAGGCGCGATATTGGGAGTATTTTACGGCAGATCGGATGGTGGAATCATACATAGATTTGTATGCTGATTTAATTAAGTCAGCGGGCTGTACGGAGAGCGTCATCAACTAATATCGATCACTTTCCTCATCAACAAATATGCTACCATTCCGTTTTCTCATTTCTATACTCCTAGAATCACCACAATGAAATTTCCCGGTAAGCGCAAGTCTAAACACTATTTCCCTGTTAATGCCCGTGATCCATTATTGCAACCGGCGCAGGCTGAAAATGAAGTGAGTACCTCTTATATCGTGGGCATTGATCAGACGCTGGTTGATATTGAAGCGAAGGTCGATGAGGGCTTTATTACACGTTATGGGCTTAGCCAGGGGCACTCTTTAGTCATTGAGGATGATGTGGCTGAGCGCCTTTATCAGGAACTCACACTCAATGGGCTAATTACTCATGAATTTGCGGGTGGCACCATTGGTAATACGTTGCACAACTATTCAGTGTTAGCCGATGATCGTTCCATTCTGTTGGGGACGATGTGCAGCAATATCAAAATTGGTAGCTATGCCTATCGTTATTTGTGTAATACCTCTAGTCGGACTGACCTGAATTATTTGCAGGCCGTCGATGGGGCGATTGGCCGCTGCTTTACCTTGATTACCGATAATGGTGAGCGGACATTCGCGATCAGTCCCGGTCAAATGAATCAACTACGCCCTGAGAGTATTCCTGAAGAGGTGATTGCAGGGGCATCGGCTTTAGTTTTGACAGCTTATCTGGTGCGCTGTAAACCGGGTGAGCCGATGCCAGAAGCCACTATGCAGGCAATCAGTTATGCGAAGAAACATAATGTTCCGGTGGTGATGACGCTAGGCACTAAGTATGTTATTGCAGATAATCCGCAGTGGTGGCGTGATTTCCTTAATGATCATGTCTCTATATTAGCGATGAATGAAGATGAGGCTTATGAGCTGACGGGACTGAATGATCCATTGATGGCCTCAGATATGGCACTGAACTGGGTCGATTTAGTGCTGTGTACCGCAGGTCCTAATGGGCTTTATATGGCGGGTTATACCGAGGAGGCGAACAAGCGTCAGACTCAGCATCCGTTATTGCCTGGGGCGATTGCAGAGTTTAATTTGTATGAATTTAGCAGGGCGATGCGCAAAGAGTATTGTGATCATCCATTCCGTATTTATTCTCACATCGCACCTTATATGGGCGGGCCTGAGAAAATAATGAATACCAATGGGGCAGGGGATGGCGCACTATCCGCTGTACTGCATGATATCGCCGCCAATGGCTATCATCGTAATAATGTGCCTAACTCCAGCAAACATGTCCGTAGCTATCTGAGTTACTCTTCATTGGCCCAAGTGTGCAAATATGCCAATAGGGTCAGTTATCAGGTATTGAATCAGCACTCACCGCGTTTAACGCGTGGTTTGCCTGAGCGGGAAGATAGTTTGGAAGAGTCGTACTGGGAACGATAATATATCCATCATCTTTCAAACTGCAGGTGTGTTGGCTACTCTCGTTACTCAGCCCATCCCTGAGCCTCGCCTCTATGAGGCCGCTGCAAGCAGCGTTCAAATCTGCTCCCGGCAGATTTGTCACCCGAATCACTTACCGATGTAAGCTCATCGGGACTCTCTTGCTTGCCGCCTTCCTGCACCTTGAAATCTATTGGATATAGAACATCGGATATAAACAAACAGGGCCGGCAAATATGCTGGCCCTGTTTGTTTATATAGAGTAATGAATGACAGAAATAGAGCTTAAATTGGGCAGACAGGGCGCTTATCCTCTTCTGTAAGCGTGTCTATTTTCAGCATATTCAGCATACTGTTGGCAATTTCACGTTCGCCCATAACAACCTGATTGGCACCCCGGTCTGAGATATAAACTACTTCATCGTCATAATGGGCGCGGGCAATGATCTCAAGATCGGGCCGTTTAATTCTGGCTGATGCAACAATTTCACCGGCTTCGTAACCATTGGGAATGGTCAGTAATAACCAGCGGGCACAATCCAGACGCGCCAGCGACATAATATCGGCGCTTGCAGCATTGCCTAATACCGCATTAATACCTTGTTCGCGCAGAGCTTCTACTCTTGGGCGGGAATTCTCAATAACGACTAGTGGGATGCCTTCGGCATGAAGTTTTGCCCCTAATAAGCTCCCGACCCGACCATAACCCACCAATAATGCATGGTTGCACAGGTCGACAGGGATCTGTTTTTCCTCTTCGACCGCCTCTTCCAGAATGAGATCTTCCATGGTTTCGTTCTTGGCTAAATAACGATCCAGCAGGGTGAAAAGTAATGGGTTGAGCATAATGGACAGAATCGCCCCTGCCAGAACTAAATTACGACCATGCTCAGACATTAAGCCCAGTGAGATCCCCAGCCCCGCCAGAATAAAGGCGAACTCCCCGATTTGTGCCAAGCTCACAGAGATGGTGAGTGCGGTGCGCTTCGAGTGACCAAACAGCCGCACTAACGCGAAAGCGATGACTGACTTACCGAAGATGATGATCGCTAATGACGCCAGCACAGCGAGGGGCTCATGTAGCAAGATCATCGGATCGAACAGCATACCCACTGACACGAAGAACAGCACCGCGAAGGCGTCGCGTAGCGGTAAGGTATCTTGCGCCGCACGGTGGCTAAGCTCTGATTCATTCAATACCATTCCGGCGAAGAACGCGCCGAGAGCGAAGGAGACATCAAACAGCCCTACAGCCCCGTAGGCAATGCCGAGTGCCAAAACCAGAACGGCCAGTGTAAACAGCTCCCGCGAGCCCGTGCTGGCGGTTTTTGCCAGTATCCATGGCACCAATCGGCGGCCAACAACAATCATCAATGTAATGAATGCGATCACTTTACCAATGGTAATGGCTAATTCGGTGAAGAGTTGGCTCAAACTGGTGGTTTCGTTGCCCATGACACCGGCAAAAGCGGGTAATAACACCAATGTCAGTACCATGGCTAAATCTTCGACAATCAGCCAACCAATGGCAATTTGCCCCCGCTGGCTATCAATCAGTTGCCGCTCTTCCAATGCCCGCAGTAATACCACGGTACTGGCGGTTGACAGACACAGACCGAAGACAAAACCTGTCATCAAATCCCAGCCCAATAAATGCGATAACCCCATCCCTAGCAGAGTGGCGACGGCTATTTGAGCCACGGCTCCGGGGATGGCGATTGATTTTACGGCGAGGAGGTCTTTGAGCGAGAAGTGAAGTCCGACACCAAACATCAACAAAATAACACCGATCTCAGCCAGTTCGGGTGCTAATGAGGTATCAGCGACAAAACCTGGCGTGAATGGCCCGGCGAGCACCCCTGCAGCAAGGTATCCCACCAAGGGTGAGATGCGCAGGCGATGAGCCAGTGTGCCTAAGAGGAAGGCGAGAACTAAGCCTCCGACGATCGTGGTAATTAAGGGTGTTGAGTGGTGCATCCAGACTCCTTCTAATTATTCCCGTCATCTTTCAAGTCGCAGGTGTGTTGGCTGCGCTCAATCACAGCAATAACATCAGTTTATTGCATTTATGCGATCAATGCGCGATAAAAATTCATTTTTTATCGATAAAAGTTAGCTTTGGCATGGAAATTGTTTGAAGTGGTTGTTTGTGAGGGATTTGCTTTTTTTGTCACGACTACACAGGCAGATCTCCCGACTGAAATAGACATCTCAGTCGGGATTATAGGGTTATTACTATTACTTATCTTCTATATTGGGCAGTAAGGCAGTGAATATCCCGAGTAAAGGTAAGAATGCACATATTTGATAAACCAATTCAATACTGGTCAAATCAGCAACATACCCTAGTACAGCCGCACCTAAACCCCCCATACCGAAAGCAAAACCGAAGAATAGGCCGGATACCATCCCCACTTTTCCCGGTATTAGCTCCTGCGCGTAGACCAGTATCGCAGAGAAGGCCGATGCAAGGATGACACCAATGATCACGGTTAAAATACCCATCCAGTACAAGGAAGCGTAGGGTAAAATGAGGGTAAATGGTGCAACACCTAATATAGACCCCCAAATAACATATTTTCGTCCTATTCTGTCCCCAAGAGGGCCGCCAATAATGGTGCCAGCCGCCACGGCAAATAAGAACACAAATAAATGTATTTGCGCATTTTGTACCGAAACGCCGAACTTATGCATCAAATAGAAGGTGTAATAGCTACTGATACTGGTCAAATAGAAGTATTTAGAGAATATCAGCACCATCAAGATAGCTAACGTCTTAATAACAGTCTTTTTGGGCAGCATTTTTGCCGATGAGATTTTTATGGCTTTCCCATGAGTGGCCCTTTGTTGCTGCTGGTACCACTTACTAACTTGCAATAGCACGACAATAGCGAGTAATGCCGCGAGTGAAAACCAGCCGACATTACCTTTACCATAAGGGGCAATCAGGATGGCGGCCAGTAACGGCCCGAGCGCGCTACCGAAGTTGCCCCCGACCTGAAACACGGATTGAGCCATGCCATGACGGCCACCAGATGCCATGCGGGCGACTCGTGATGATTCTGGATGGAACACCGACGAACCCGTCCCCACCAGCGCGGCGGCCAGTAATACCACGGGGAAAGTGGTTGCCACGGCGAGCAGTAAGATACCCGACAAGGTGAATCCCATACCAATCGGCAGGGAGTAGGGTTGCGGGTGCTTGTCGGTATACAGGCCAATCAGCGGCTGTAACATTGAAGCCGTCAGCTGATAAGTCAGTGTGATTAGCCCTATTTGCGCAAAACTCAGTGAAAATTCGGCTTGTAATAGAGGATAAATCGCCAGAATCAACGACTGGATCATATCGTTGAGCAAGTGAGATACGCTAATCGCCCCCAGAATTGAGAAGGATGTCCGTTTTACTGATGCATTGGCGGCTGGGGGAAGTGCGGTATCAGAACGATCGGTCATAGTGAGTATTCGCCTAATAAATTTCACTGTTAATAGTACGTTGGTAATGAATACATACTATGCAGATCGAATGATTTTTACTACAACTGACATAATTTGATATATATTCCAAAGTTCTGAAATGTATCAGTGCGTTACCTCATAGCAATACGAGGCGTGTCACAGTATGGCATTGATTTATCGTGCTATTGCTATGCATTACACCATTTTCACTGATTAAGTTGGCACTTATCGAGCTGGCTTTAACGACAATATGGAGATTTGCCATGCGTTTTTCATTATCGACCACAGCATGTGCCTTGGCTGTGTCGCTGGCGTTTGCACCGGGATGGGCGGCTGCCTGGGAAAAAGATAAAACTTACGATATCACCATACTGCATACCAATGATCACCATGGACACTTCTGGCAAAACGATCACGGCGAGTATGGTCTGGCGGCACAAAAAACGCTGGTAGATAGCATTCGCAAACAAGTTGCCGCAGAAGGTGGGAGCCTGTTACTGCTCTCCGGTGGTGATATTAATACTGGTGTTCCGGAGTCCGATTTACAAGATGCAGAGCCTGACTTTCGTGGTATGAATTTGGTCGGATATGACGCGATGGCTATCGGCAACCATGAGTTTGATAATCCGCTGAGTGTGCTGCGTCAGCAGGAAAAGTGGGCGACCTTCCCACTCTTGTCCGCCAATATCTACCAGAAAAGCACGCAACAGCGGCTCTTTAAGCCTTATGCCCTGTTTGATAAACAGGGGGTGAAAATTGCGGTGCTAGGGTTAACCACTGACGATACCGCTAAAATCGGTAATCCTGAGTATTTTACCGATATTGAATTCCGGCAGCCAGCGGCAGAAGCGAAACAAGTGGTTGAGCAACTGCGGAAAACCGAGAAGCCTGACATCATTATCGCGGCGACCCATATGGGGCATTACGATGATGGCAAGCATGGATCTAATGCACCGGGTGATGTCGAAATGGCCCGCAGCTTACCGGCAGGCTATTTGGATATGATAGTGGGTGGTCACTCACAGGACCCTGTCTGTATGGCCAGCGAGAACCATAAGCAAGCCGATTATGTGCCGGGCACCCCTTGTGCACCGGATCGGCAGAATGGGACTTGGATTGTTCAGGCCCATGAGTGGGGTAAATATGTCGGCCGGGCGGATTTCAAATTCCGCAACGGCGAGTTGAAGTTGGTGAGTTATCAGTTAATCCCGATCAATTTAAAGAAAAAAGTCGAGAAAGCCGATGGCACCAGTGAGCGGGTCTTTTATACGCAAGAGATTGCCGAAGATCCGTCAATGCTGAAACTGCTGACCCCCTTTGAAGAGCAGGGCAAGGCGCAACTGGATGTCAAAGTGGGCAGCGTGAATGGCAAACTTGAGGGCGACCGCAGCAAAGTTCGTTTCGAGCAGACCAATCTGGCGCGTGTGTTATTGGCTGCGCAAATGGAACGAGCGGGAGCTGACTTTGCCGTGATGAGTGGCGGCGGTGTTCGTGACTCTATCGACGCGGGTGATATCACCTATAAAGATGTGCTCAAGGTTCAGCCATTTGGTAATACGCTGGTTTACGCGGATATGAAGGGCAGCGAAGTTGAGAAATATCTGGCGGTGGTAGCCAATAAAAAAGTCGATTCAGGGGCTTATGCGCAGTTTGCCAATGTGAGTCTGATTGCTGATGGCAATGGTGTCAGCGAGGTGAAAATACAGGGTAAACCATTAGATCCGAATAAAACTTATCGTCTGGCGACCTTGAATTTCAATGCGTTAGGCGGGGATGGCTATCCGAAGATTGATACCCTGCCGGGTTATGTCAATACCGGTTTTATCGACGCAGAAGTGCTGAAACAGTATATTGAAAAGCACTCTCCGCTGGATGCCAGCCAGTATCAGCCGAAAGGCGAGATTGTTTATAAGTAGTTGTTATTCGTCGGGATGGAGTGCTTCTGTACTCCGTTTGGATTAATCCCATTCTATTCGCCCACAGCGCTTCTGTGGGCGAATAACGAATAATGTTTTTATTATATAAAAGAATATAGCCATTAAAATTTTCCGTGAATACATTTCTTAAATAGAATCTGGGACAGGCCCCCTGACGTACGGGATTTTTACCATGCACAGTAAAAGATTAATGATGACTCTTATGTCTAACAACCTGCACATGCAGGATTGCAACATAACTCACAGCACCAAGCATCAGGATCATCTTCTGAAGGTGATGGGAACTGAGCATCGCAATTTTTCTTTATTACCTCAACTGTTGTTGCTATCGATGACAAACCATTGGGATTCGTTGGAGCCTTATCTTGACCAAAAGTACAAAATGAAGACAGCATTAATGCAAGAACGAAAATTAGCTTTTTCATAAAACCTCCATAACTCAGTTATAGAATGGTATGAAAACATACGCTAAGCGGTATCAAAAAGCGGAAAAAAACAGTTAAGTCTCAAAAAGAAGAAGATCCGATATTTGGAACCGCTTTGGGGCCTGTCCCAGATTCTATGTCAATGCCCGATTGACCTCTTCGAACATTAAATTGCTTAATAGAACTTAATCATAATATATGTTTATAGGATTGGCGGGCTTATTTTTAAATAATTAACTTATTGTTTTCTGTATACACATGTTATATCCGAACTTGTTGTTGATTATTAAGCTAAAATTTTATGGTAAGTAAAGGCTATACTCACTGCTGTGGAGTTTTACTTATCGCTCTTATCATTATTAAATTTATTATTTTATGAGTTGCATTTACCCTAAATTCAGAGTGAGAAAATAATATTAAATATAAGTATATGTCACATAATAAATAAGAAAATAATTGCGAATGCAATTCTCTCTTATTGTGTGCGATATAGGCCGTGCGCCGCAGAGTTTTTAATTCAATAGATGAATCAATCCCGCTTTGCGATATCGGCAAAGGTGCCTTGCAGTAATCGGCATAAATCGGTTGCGGCCAATTCAATATCCAACCCCCGTTTCCCGCCGGAAACAAAAATAGTGGCATAATCTTGTGCGGGGCAATCAATCACTGTCGGTAAGCGCTTTTTCTGCCCCAATGGGCTGATGCCGCCGACTAGATAGCCGGTGATCCGCTGTGCTAATTGGGGGTCAGCCATTTCTGCCTTTTTGGCTCCGAAGGCGCGTGCGACTTTCTTCAGATCAAGCTGAGTTGCCACTGGCGT comes from Yersinia mollaretii ATCC 43969 and encodes:
- a CDS encoding nucleotidyltransferase family protein, producing the protein MFPIAILAGGLATRLRPITETIPKALVDVAGVPFIYRQLNYLHEQGIERVVLCIGYLGGMIEALVGNGERFGLQVSYSSDGATLLGTGGALRKALPLLGEQFFVLYGDSFLPVDFSAVQRAYVRSGQQGLMTVLKNSDRWDKSNVLFVDGQLVEYNKRIPRAEMAYIDYGLGVLSAGVLSHHPPDHSFDLADTYHTLSVRGQLAGMEVQERFYEIGSHSGLKEAEEYFLAKESS
- a CDS encoding glycosyltransferase family 4 protein, with translation MRVLHFYKTAFPDTMGGVEQTIDQIARGANKLGIEIDVLSLTSRQVPRTIEIDGYLAHRAKLDLQIASTGFSISAFLRFSQLAKKADIIHYHFPWPFMDVVHFATRVKKPTVVTYHSDIIRQKNLLKIYQPLQWKFLGDVDRIVATSPNYLATSSILAKYSHKVSVIPIGLDKPTYPVPSQAKLDYWRRMVGAKFFLFIGVIRYYKGLHILMEAAQGTDYPIVIVGAGPIEMELKAQANRLNLRNIYFLGQLPDEDKVSLLTLCYAILFPSHLRSEAFGISLLEGAMYGKPMISSEIGTGTTFINIANQTGLVIPPSDPLAMRQAMNYLWEHPEQAAEMGRRAEARYWEYFTADRMVESYIDLYADLIKSAGCTESVIN
- a CDS encoding SIS domain-containing protein; amino-acid sequence: MSYALQHLKETTEIIQRMDIDAIEKMADLLVTVKADGGRIFFLGVGGSAGNCSHAVNDFRKIVGIECYAPTDNVSELTARTNDDGWASVFVEWLKISKLQAKDLLFIFSVGGGNLEKNISPNLVEAIRLAKTVDAKVAGVVGRDGGYTAQSADACVIVPTVNPDNITPHSEAFQAVLWHLLVSHPKLKVNQTKWESAVK
- a CDS encoding glycosyltransferase family 2 protein, whose product is MTPLVTIAVPSFNQGQFLDDALSSIFHQQVPVEVFVLDGGSTDNSVDIIRKWDNQLAGWRSRADDGQASAINEGIALGSAPFVCWLNSDDWFLPNALSTLLNELQAHPEAPAVYGRCWNVVQKTGEQTPVWVEPFAEKRLALRCIISQPATLIRRSAWDSVGGLDSELHLAMDYDLWWRLYKQIGALYFVDEFVATNREHEATKTKTFRYRHYQEAIAVVRKHHGRVPLKWWLAQPYAVWFKSIAG
- a CDS encoding D-glycero-alpha-D-manno-heptose-1,7-bisphosphate 7-phosphatase — translated: MRKAVFLDRDGVINRALVRDGKPYPPADLASVEILPGVDVATQALHDAGWLLIVVTNQPDVARGTTARAEVDAINHYLQQTLPIDEFRTCYHDSDDHCDCRKPLPGLLLAAAKIHDIDLSASYMVGDRWRDIEAGECAGCKNIFIDYGYAEKQPTIFNFRVHSLLEAARIILGIRA
- a CDS encoding transaldolase; translation: MKKIEDLNIQIFADGADKSGMLEMYAKPYIKGLTTNPTLMKKANITDYRVFCKDILTHIKDKPLSFEVFSDDFAEMERQAMEIASWGDNVYVKIPVTNTKEETCYALVKKLGAQNVKMNITAMMTLTQVREVVASLNPHVPSYVSVFAGRIADTGRDPVPMMAAAVEMLKVAPAAELIWASPRELLNIFQADQIGCHVITVTNDILKKLSLVGYDLSAYSLDTVKMFYNDAVAAGFKL
- a CDS encoding inosine/guanosine kinase, with product MKFPGKRKSKHYFPVNARDPLLQPAQAENEVSTSYIVGIDQTLVDIEAKVDEGFITRYGLSQGHSLVIEDDVAERLYQELTLNGLITHEFAGGTIGNTLHNYSVLADDRSILLGTMCSNIKIGSYAYRYLCNTSSRTDLNYLQAVDGAIGRCFTLITDNGERTFAISPGQMNQLRPESIPEEVIAGASALVLTAYLVRCKPGEPMPEATMQAISYAKKHNVPVVMTLGTKYVIADNPQWWRDFLNDHVSILAMNEDEAYELTGLNDPLMASDMALNWVDLVLCTAGPNGLYMAGYTEEANKRQTQHPLLPGAIAEFNLYEFSRAMRKEYCDHPFRIYSHIAPYMGGPEKIMNTNGAGDGALSAVLHDIAANGYHRNNVPNSSKHVRSYLSYSSLAQVCKYANRVSYQVLNQHSPRLTRGLPEREDSLEESYWER
- the ybaL gene encoding YbaL family putative K(+) efflux transporter, which gives rise to MHHSTPLITTIVGGLVLAFLLGTLAHRLRISPLVGYLAAGVLAGPFTPGFVADTSLAPELAEIGVILLMFGVGLHFSLKDLLAVKSIAIPGAVAQIAVATLLGMGLSHLLGWDLMTGFVFGLCLSTASTVVLLRALEERQLIDSQRGQIAIGWLIVEDLAMVLTLVLLPAFAGVMGNETTSLSQLFTELAITIGKVIAFITLMIVVGRRLVPWILAKTASTGSRELFTLAVLVLALGIAYGAVGLFDVSFALGAFFAGMVLNESELSHRAAQDTLPLRDAFAVLFFVSVGMLFDPMILLHEPLAVLASLAIIIFGKSVIAFALVRLFGHSKRTALTISVSLAQIGEFAFILAGLGISLGLMSEHGRNLVLAGAILSIMLNPLLFTLLDRYLAKNETMEDLILEEAVEEEKQIPVDLCNHALLVGYGRVGSLLGAKLHAEGIPLVVIENSRPRVEALREQGINAVLGNAASADIMSLARLDCARWLLLTIPNGYEAGEIVASARIKRPDLEIIARAHYDDEVVYISDRGANQVVMGEREIANSMLNMLKIDTLTEEDKRPVCPI